The following proteins come from a genomic window of Nostoc sp. ATCC 53789:
- the nifJ gene encoding pyruvate:ferredoxin (flavodoxin) oxidoreductase, protein MNKTFATIDGNEAVARVAYKLNEVIAIYPITPSSAMGEWADAWSAEGRPNLWGTIPSVVQMQSEGGAAGAVHGALQTGSLSTTFTASQGLLLMIPNFYKIAGELTSAVVHVAARSLATHALSIFGDHSDVMAARATGFALLCSASVQESQDFALIAHAATLEARVSFMHFFDGFRTSHEVQKVKLLADNDLRSLIHDHLILAHRSRALTPDRPVLRGTAQNPDVYFQGREGANPYYNACPEIVQRIMDQFGERTGRHYQIYEYYGANDAERVIVLMGSGCETVHETVDYLNARGEKLGVVKVRLYRPFDVQRFVAALPNSVKAIAVLDRTKEAGSAGEPLYLDVVAAIHEAWGDESRGAGEQGSRGEVLVSLSPLPLCPSAPLPKVIGGRYGLSSKEFTPAMVKGIFDNLAEAKPKNHFTIGINDDVTYTSLNFDPNFSTESDNVVRAMFYGLGSDGTVGANKNSIKIIGEETDNYAQGYFVFDSKKSGSMTVSHLRFGKEPIRSTYLIDQANFIGCHHWGFLERIDILKAAIPGAILLLNSPYNADKVWENLPLKVQQQIIDKHLKLYVINASQVARESGMGGRINTIMQVCFFALAGVLPQEEAIAKIKQAIDKTYGKKGPEVVRMNLQAVDNTLDNLHKVDVPQTIKNQQSTINNPRLLDSAPEFVREVLGKIMVWEGDDLPVSTLPVDGTFPVGTAKWEKRNVAEEIPVWEPDVCVQCGKCVMVCPHSAIRAKAYQADELVNAPETFKSTGAKDKDFANQKFTIQVAPEDCTGCTICVNICPAKDKSEPLRKAINMAQQLPLQEQERKNWDFFLSLPNPDRRSLKLNQIRQQQLQEPLFEFSGACAGCGETPYLKLLTQLFGDRAVIANATGCSSIYGGNLPTTPWTTNAQGRGPAWSNNLFEDNAEFGFGFRLSLDKQAEFAAELLQQLGSEIDENLVYSILKAEQKSEADIWEQRERIELLQEKLDEIVTFDPNFKSKIQNLKSLADYLVRKSVWIVGGDGWAYDIDFGGIDHVIASGRNVNILVMDTEVYSNTGGQSSKATPRAAVAKYAASGKPGGKKDLGMIAMTYGNVYVASVALGARDEHTLKAFLEAEAYDGPSIIIAYSHCIAHGINMTTGMNHQKTLVESGRWLLYRHNPELLKQGKNPLQLDMRSPTQSVEHSMYQENRFKMLTKSKPDVAKHLLEQAQAEVDARWQMYQYLAKRDIPTA, encoded by the coding sequence ATGAACAAAACATTTGCAACCATTGATGGAAATGAAGCTGTCGCCCGTGTTGCTTACAAACTAAATGAAGTGATTGCCATTTATCCAATTACCCCCTCTTCAGCAATGGGTGAATGGGCAGATGCTTGGTCAGCAGAAGGTCGTCCCAACCTCTGGGGTACTATTCCCAGTGTCGTGCAGATGCAAAGTGAAGGGGGAGCGGCTGGTGCTGTGCATGGGGCATTGCAAACAGGTTCCCTGAGTACTACCTTCACGGCATCTCAGGGATTATTGTTGATGATACCCAACTTCTACAAAATTGCTGGTGAGTTGACTAGCGCCGTGGTTCACGTTGCCGCCCGTTCCTTGGCTACCCACGCTTTATCAATTTTTGGCGATCATAGTGATGTGATGGCGGCTCGTGCTACTGGTTTTGCATTACTGTGTTCTGCTTCGGTGCAGGAAAGTCAAGATTTTGCTCTCATCGCTCATGCTGCAACCCTAGAGGCACGAGTCTCGTTTATGCACTTCTTTGACGGCTTCCGTACTTCCCATGAAGTGCAGAAAGTTAAACTGCTTGCAGATAATGATTTGCGATCGCTCATCCACGATCATCTCATACTCGCCCACCGCAGTCGTGCCCTCACCCCAGATCGTCCAGTCTTGCGAGGGACTGCCCAAAACCCTGATGTCTATTTCCAAGGACGTGAAGGCGCTAACCCTTACTACAACGCCTGTCCAGAAATTGTCCAGCGCATCATGGATCAATTTGGAGAACGCACGGGGAGGCATTACCAAATCTATGAATATTACGGGGCCAATGATGCCGAACGGGTCATTGTTCTCATGGGTTCAGGCTGTGAAACCGTCCATGAAACAGTAGATTACCTTAATGCCCGTGGGGAAAAACTTGGTGTTGTGAAAGTGCGACTTTACCGTCCCTTTGATGTCCAAAGGTTTGTTGCAGCATTGCCAAATAGCGTAAAAGCGATCGCAGTTCTCGACCGCACTAAAGAAGCAGGAAGCGCCGGAGAACCTTTGTATTTGGATGTTGTGGCTGCTATCCATGAGGCGTGGGGGGATGAGAGCAGGGGAGCAGGGGAGCAGGGGAGCAGAGGGGAAGTTTTAGTAAGTCTTTCCCCTCTGCCCCTTTGCCCCTCTGCCCCTCTGCCTAAAGTTATTGGTGGTCGTTATGGTCTTTCTTCTAAGGAATTTACGCCGGCGATGGTGAAGGGGATTTTTGACAACCTTGCCGAAGCTAAACCGAAGAATCATTTTACGATTGGGATTAATGACGATGTTACTTATACTTCTCTAAACTTTGACCCTAACTTCTCTACAGAATCGGATAATGTTGTTCGGGCAATGTTCTATGGGTTGGGTTCAGATGGGACAGTTGGGGCTAACAAAAACTCTATCAAGATTATTGGTGAAGAAACCGATAATTACGCCCAAGGCTACTTTGTCTTTGATTCTAAGAAATCTGGCTCAATGACAGTTTCGCATCTACGTTTTGGCAAAGAGCCAATTCGCTCCACCTACTTGATTGACCAAGCCAACTTTATTGGTTGTCATCATTGGGGATTTCTAGAACGCATAGATATTTTGAAAGCTGCTATTCCTGGGGCGATTTTGCTGCTTAACAGTCCATACAATGCAGATAAGGTCTGGGAGAATTTGCCACTGAAGGTACAGCAGCAAATTATCGATAAGCATTTGAAGTTATACGTAATCAATGCTAGTCAGGTTGCCCGTGAAAGTGGGATGGGTGGCAGAATTAACACCATTATGCAGGTCTGTTTCTTTGCCTTAGCTGGGGTTTTGCCGCAAGAAGAAGCGATCGCTAAAATCAAACAAGCGATTGACAAGACTTATGGTAAAAAAGGCCCAGAAGTTGTCCGCATGAACTTGCAAGCTGTAGACAACACTTTAGATAACTTGCATAAAGTAGATGTCCCACAGACAATCAAAAATCAACAATCAACAATTAACAACCCAAGATTGCTGGACTCTGCTCCCGAATTTGTTCGGGAAGTTCTAGGCAAAATCATGGTGTGGGAAGGTGATGATTTACCTGTTAGCACACTACCTGTTGATGGCACATTCCCTGTAGGTACTGCCAAGTGGGAAAAACGTAATGTTGCCGAAGAAATACCTGTGTGGGAGCCGGATGTCTGCGTTCAGTGTGGTAAGTGCGTCATGGTTTGTCCCCACAGTGCTATCCGCGCCAAAGCTTATCAAGCTGATGAGTTAGTCAATGCGCCAGAAACCTTTAAGTCAACTGGTGCAAAAGATAAAGACTTTGCCAATCAAAAATTTACCATTCAGGTAGCCCCAGAAGATTGTACAGGATGTACTATTTGTGTAAATATTTGCCCTGCTAAAGATAAATCTGAGCCATTGCGGAAAGCGATTAACATGGCGCAGCAGTTGCCTTTACAAGAGCAAGAGCGGAAAAACTGGGATTTCTTCTTGAGTTTGCCAAATCCTGACAGGCGATCGCTAAAATTAAACCAGATTCGCCAACAACAACTGCAAGAACCTTTATTTGAATTCTCTGGTGCTTGTGCAGGTTGTGGTGAAACACCTTATTTAAAATTATTAACACAATTGTTTGGCGATCGCGCCGTCATCGCCAATGCAACAGGTTGTTCTTCAATTTATGGTGGGAATCTCCCCACAACTCCTTGGACAACCAACGCCCAAGGACGCGGCCCCGCGTGGTCAAATAATCTATTTGAAGATAACGCCGAATTCGGTTTCGGCTTCCGTCTCTCTCTCGACAAACAAGCTGAGTTTGCGGCGGAATTGTTGCAACAATTGGGGAGTGAAATAGATGAAAACCTTGTCTATTCCATCCTGAAAGCTGAACAAAAATCTGAGGCTGACATTTGGGAACAGCGCGAAAGAATAGAACTGTTGCAGGAGAAGTTAGATGAAATCGTAACTTTCGACCCCAATTTCAAATCCAAAATCCAAAATCTCAAATCCCTTGCAGATTATTTAGTGAGAAAAAGCGTTTGGATTGTTGGCGGTGACGGCTGGGCTTATGACATTGACTTTGGCGGTATAGATCATGTAATTGCCAGTGGTCGCAATGTCAACATCCTAGTAATGGATACAGAAGTGTATTCTAATACAGGCGGTCAATCTTCTAAAGCTACGCCACGAGCCGCAGTTGCTAAATATGCAGCCAGTGGCAAGCCAGGAGGGAAGAAAGACTTAGGGATGATTGCCATGACCTACGGAAATGTCTACGTAGCGAGTGTAGCCCTTGGTGCTAGAGATGAACATACTCTCAAAGCATTTTTGGAAGCAGAAGCTTATGATGGGCCATCAATAATTATTGCTTACAGCCATTGCATCGCCCACGGCATTAACATGACTACCGGGATGAATCACCAAAAAACTCTGGTAGAATCAGGTCGTTGGTTGCTGTATCGGCATAATCCAGAGTTGCTTAAACAGGGTAAAAATCCTTTGCAATTGGATATGCGATCGCCTACGCAATCTGTAGAACATTCTATGTATCAAGAAAATCGCTTCAAAATGCTCACTAAGAGTAAACCAGACGTAGCCAAGCACTTGTTAGAACAAGCGCAAGCTGAGGTAGATGCACGTTGGCAGATGTATCAATATTTGGCAAAGCGTGATATTCCCACAGCATAA
- a CDS encoding ATP-binding protein, with translation MLVDFTVENYRSIKEPVTLSAVAQKYSDRQTSQSSKRKRVKSDHEIAPGYHVEGWDIELLPVLTIFGANASGKSNVIQALDYLLLIMAYGTQEAVQFYRILKYAKLDPFKLDSISAQKSTRFELRTLFDNNIYTYSLVINKNNIISENLDYALNTTKRTRRLFHRQWDESKKKFIWKTGDDFAGAHNQLQDNIRENELFISTLVKLKINIIKSFTNWLGSGWRGISLGSEDFDRVSITVIQDASIYVFNELLKQALNIVQKSDTGLSRIELKKKSDAQADYNIYAVHNTDDGNEIQWLFDEESLGTQRLFYLAFRVVAALNISGLIIVDELGTNIHPNIVRTIIKIFQNPKTNPRNAQLILTSHDNTLQRNNLLRRDQIWFTQKRPDQSTELYPLTDFHVRNDLAIDKAYLDGRFGAVPFLPSEEEMILQGDE, from the coding sequence ATGCTTGTAGATTTTACAGTCGAAAACTACCGCTCAATTAAAGAACCTGTAACCCTAAGTGCGGTTGCTCAAAAATACAGCGATCGTCAGACAAGCCAAAGTAGCAAACGCAAACGGGTAAAGTCAGATCATGAAATTGCACCTGGATACCATGTTGAGGGGTGGGATATTGAGCTTTTACCTGTTCTAACAATTTTTGGGGCTAATGCTTCAGGTAAGAGTAATGTTATCCAAGCTCTGGATTATTTATTGCTCATAATGGCTTATGGCACACAGGAAGCAGTGCAATTCTACAGAATCTTAAAATATGCAAAACTAGACCCTTTTAAATTAGATAGTATCTCTGCTCAAAAATCCACAAGATTTGAATTAAGAACTTTATTCGATAATAATATCTATACTTATTCACTAGTAATTAATAAAAATAATATCATCTCAGAAAACTTAGACTATGCTTTAAACACAACTAAACGGACTCGTCGTTTATTTCATCGTCAATGGGATGAGAGTAAAAAAAAATTTATATGGAAAACTGGTGATGATTTTGCTGGAGCACATAATCAACTTCAGGATAATATTAGAGAAAATGAGTTATTTATTAGTACATTAGTAAAATTAAAAATAAATATAATTAAGTCTTTTACAAATTGGTTAGGAAGTGGATGGCGTGGAATTAGCTTAGGAAGTGAAGATTTTGACCGTGTTTCGATTACGGTTATACAAGATGCTAGTATTTATGTATTCAATGAATTACTTAAACAAGCATTAAATATTGTACAGAAGTCTGACACTGGACTCTCTAGAATAGAGTTAAAAAAGAAATCTGATGCTCAGGCTGACTACAACATATATGCTGTACATAACACTGATGATGGTAATGAAATCCAGTGGCTTTTCGATGAAGAGTCTCTTGGTACTCAACGTTTATTTTACTTAGCATTCCGGGTAGTAGCAGCTTTGAACATAAGCGGATTGATAATTGTTGATGAATTAGGCACAAATATTCATCCTAATATTGTAAGAACTATTATCAAAATATTTCAAAATCCTAAAACTAATCCCAGAAATGCTCAACTGATTTTGACAAGTCATGATAACACCTTACAAAGAAATAACTTGTTACGCCGTGACCAAATTTGGTTTACACAAAAGCGCCCTGACCAAAGCACTGAGTTGTATCCCTTAACTGATTTCCATGTGCGAAACGATTTGGCGATTGACAAAGCTTATTTAGATGGTCGTTTTGGAGCAGTTCCGTTTCTCCCATCTGAAGAGGAAATGATTTTACAGGGTGATGAGTAG
- a CDS encoding alpha/beta hydrolase, with protein MGRRWRSLKTVAGFFSAIVLTQFGVNTSAIAADTVVVRLGVFTESISLTELQNAAKTGELPGSLQSYTKGLSEQQRRFLLGALGMNIPMNVVTINKLLNTQIGTTILNDFATALARKDNAGVQALRGGLVLGSTAPQGLSILSFIAAYPSKRLEIDLPKAFIVAGSLNTAFWRTQQFMLAIAPRLDSTTPQIAFPFDPSQPGTAQVKILNLSLNDQKRKRKIPVDIYWSNDATANKPLIVFSHGLGSVRTDLRYLAEHLASHGYVVAALEHPGSNEDNINSALQGKTRPVKPQEFLNRPQDVSFVLDELEKLNQTANHPLQGKLATMNAMVVGYSFGGGTALALAGGELQLERLKQRCKKNLAILSLGEAMQCIAQELPENTYQLRDTRIKQAIALNPTTSLIYGETGLTKVQIPTLVLAGSADKTTPALTEQIVGFDKIPSPKWLVGIVGGTHLSVKDPSKTMDQIGQPNTPISGGEVVGEQAADIRKYLKAITLAFAAQMTPEAKNYAVFLTPDYAQFASTKAFPFRLITQIPSDAMAVVKEFADK; from the coding sequence ATGGGAAGACGTTGGAGAAGTCTTAAGACAGTTGCAGGTTTCTTTAGTGCAATTGTACTTACACAGTTTGGGGTAAATACTTCGGCTATTGCGGCTGACACTGTTGTTGTGCGTTTGGGTGTATTTACAGAATCGATATCCCTGACTGAGTTGCAAAACGCTGCCAAAACAGGGGAATTGCCTGGGAGCTTGCAGTCTTACACTAAAGGATTATCTGAACAACAACGCCGCTTCCTATTAGGGGCACTAGGTATGAATATACCGATGAACGTTGTCACCATTAATAAGTTGCTTAATACTCAGATTGGCACAACTATTCTCAATGACTTCGCTACAGCTTTAGCTCGAAAGGACAATGCTGGGGTACAAGCACTGAGAGGAGGATTGGTATTAGGCTCTACTGCGCCACAAGGTCTGTCTATATTGAGTTTTATCGCTGCTTATCCGAGTAAACGCTTAGAAATTGATTTACCAAAAGCTTTTATAGTTGCAGGGAGTTTGAATACAGCTTTTTGGCGCACGCAGCAATTTATGCTAGCCATTGCTCCCCGACTCGACTCGACAACACCGCAGATTGCTTTCCCTTTTGATCCCAGCCAACCTGGAACGGCTCAAGTAAAAATACTCAACTTAAGCCTGAATGACCAAAAGCGCAAACGCAAAATTCCAGTTGATATTTACTGGTCAAATGATGCAACTGCCAATAAACCCTTAATTGTCTTCTCTCACGGCTTAGGATCAGTCCGCACGGACTTGCGTTACCTGGCAGAACATTTAGCATCACACGGTTATGTAGTAGCTGCTTTAGAACATCCTGGTAGTAATGAGGATAATATTAATTCTGCATTACAGGGCAAAACCAGACCTGTGAAGCCTCAAGAGTTTTTAAATCGCCCTCAAGATGTTAGTTTTGTTCTCGACGAATTAGAAAAGCTAAACCAAACAGCTAATCATCCCCTACAAGGGAAACTTGCGACCATGAACGCGATGGTTGTTGGTTATTCTTTTGGTGGTGGTACAGCTTTAGCACTTGCGGGAGGCGAGTTACAACTAGAACGGCTCAAACAACGCTGCAAAAAGAACTTGGCTATCTTAAGTCTAGGAGAAGCTATGCAGTGCATCGCCCAAGAACTGCCAGAAAATACCTATCAATTACGGGATACGAGAATAAAACAAGCGATCGCTCTCAATCCTACAACTTCTCTGATTTATGGCGAAACTGGGTTAACTAAGGTGCAAATTCCGACTCTAGTGTTAGCAGGTTCCGCAGATAAAACCACCCCAGCTTTAACTGAACAGATTGTGGGATTTGACAAAATTCCATCCCCCAAATGGCTAGTTGGTATAGTTGGGGGTACTCATCTGAGTGTAAAAGACCCCAGTAAGACTATGGATCAGATCGGACAACCAAATACACCCATTAGTGGCGGTGAAGTTGTAGGCGAACAAGCAGCAGATATTCGCAAGTACCTTAAAGCTATAACTTTAGCGTTTGCTGCACAGATGACCCCAGAAGCTAAAAACTACGCCGTGTTTCTGACACCAGATTATGCTCAGTTTGCTTCGACTAAAGCATTTCCATTTCGCCTAATTACGCAGATTCCTTCTGATGCTATGGCAGTGGTGAAAGAATTTGCTGATAAATAA
- a CDS encoding DUF6875 domain-containing protein has translation MQLYTILEIEQLQEYEDRPYLLETIEWVKSFLARPHPNLGRPGAVCPFVPYSLKSNSIRLAVIRTKYLYPEQLEEIVGRYKDIFLKMKVKEQELEINKAFLLIFPDVHIEDACKLIDSVQQKLKPLFVESGLMIGEFHKRNETPGMHNPDFRPLRSPIPLLAIRFMVEADLPFLLSPADPRLRIRYLEAYLKCFDRKFTDETKFRNAHQALALAKEQLKQENLVH, from the coding sequence ATGCAACTATATACAATTCTTGAAATCGAACAACTCCAGGAATACGAAGACCGTCCTTACTTACTTGAAACTATAGAGTGGGTGAAAAGTTTTTTAGCAAGACCTCATCCTAACTTAGGAAGACCCGGCGCAGTTTGCCCTTTTGTACCTTACTCTCTCAAGTCAAACAGTATTCGTCTAGCAGTTATTCGTACCAAATATTTGTATCCAGAACAACTAGAAGAGATTGTTGGACGCTATAAAGATATCTTTTTGAAAATGAAAGTTAAAGAGCAGGAGTTAGAAATAAACAAAGCTTTTTTACTTATTTTTCCTGATGTCCATATAGAGGACGCTTGTAAATTAATAGATAGTGTCCAACAAAAACTTAAACCTTTGTTTGTTGAGTCAGGACTAATGATAGGAGAATTTCATAAACGTAATGAAACTCCCGGTATGCACAATCCAGACTTTCGTCCACTTCGTAGCCCTATACCCTTATTGGCTATACGGTTTATGGTTGAAGCTGACCTCCCCTTTCTTCTGAGTCCGGCTGATCCACGCTTACGTATTAGGTATTTGGAAGCTTATCTAAAGTGTTTTGATCGTAAATTTACGGATGAGACAAAGTTTAGAAATGCTCATCAAGCATTGGCTTTAGCCAAAGAGCAACTTAAACAAGAAAATTTGGTGCATTAG
- a CDS encoding ATP-binding protein, translated as MKNILQTSISEEQNLHQSYSISSYNRLLLVVKDLACVRTIEEIIEIVRLAARDLTNADGVTFVLRDGECCHYVDENAIGPLWKGMRFPLKSCISGWAMLNKQAAVIEDIYQDARIPIDAYKVTFVKSLVMVPIRIADPLGAIGAYWSTPHLATSEEIELLEILTDTTAVAIANVQLFQKLTNQNALKDKFIAMLAHELRNPVAPISNGVQLLKLKLGVTGAVGETVLMMQHQIKHLSKLIDELLDVSSITYGKISLNLEKLNLLELVRQSLNDHTQAIKRSNLTVVEDLPNTPVWAYVDPTRFFQIFGNLLDNALKFSKPDGTIWVDLSYIPGENGSGSLAALSVRDSGMGIEPTILPELFEPFTQADRSLDRSRGGLGLGLSVVKSLVELHGGNVEASSRGINLGAEFKVTLPVCEEIKILDNNLETIDAAKKSLKILVIEDNDDSATTLKAVLEHFGHEVSIAKNGISGVQTAKELEPHVIICDIGLPEMDGFAVAQELSKDSKFSRSILIALTGYSGQEDKELALKSGFKCHLTKPVDFEILTAEIDRYFLVSA; from the coding sequence ATGAAAAATATATTACAAACCTCCATCTCTGAAGAACAAAATTTACATCAGAGCTATAGTATTTCATCTTACAATCGGCTGCTTTTAGTCGTGAAAGATTTGGCTTGTGTGCGGACTATTGAGGAAATTATTGAGATTGTGCGTTTGGCAGCCCGCGATCTCACAAATGCTGATGGAGTAACTTTTGTACTGCGGGATGGTGAATGCTGCCACTATGTTGATGAAAACGCCATCGGCCCACTTTGGAAAGGTATGCGTTTTCCGCTCAAGTCTTGCATCTCCGGTTGGGCAATGCTCAATAAACAAGCAGCCGTGATTGAGGACATTTACCAGGATGCAAGAATTCCTATTGATGCCTATAAAGTGACTTTTGTCAAAAGTTTAGTGATGGTTCCTATACGGATTGCCGATCCACTGGGTGCGATCGGAGCCTACTGGAGTACACCACACCTAGCCACATCTGAAGAAATAGAACTGCTTGAGATTTTGACCGACACTACAGCAGTGGCGATCGCGAATGTTCAACTTTTCCAGAAACTTACGAACCAAAACGCGCTGAAAGACAAATTCATTGCGATGCTAGCTCACGAGTTGAGGAATCCTGTTGCCCCCATCTCAAACGGGGTTCAGCTTCTCAAATTGAAGCTGGGCGTGACTGGTGCAGTCGGAGAAACAGTTTTAATGATGCAGCACCAGATTAAGCACCTCTCGAAATTGATCGATGAGTTACTAGATGTATCGTCTATCACTTACGGGAAGATTTCATTAAACCTTGAGAAGTTGAATCTGTTGGAATTGGTTCGCCAGAGTCTCAATGACCATACACAAGCAATAAAGAGATCGAATCTTACCGTAGTAGAAGACTTGCCAAACACGCCCGTATGGGCTTATGTTGACCCAACGCGATTCTTTCAAATCTTTGGGAACCTTCTTGATAACGCCTTAAAGTTTTCAAAACCAGATGGGACGATCTGGGTGGATCTCTCATATATTCCAGGTGAAAATGGCTCAGGCAGTTTAGCAGCTTTATCTGTAAGAGACTCAGGTATGGGGATAGAACCGACAATCTTACCAGAACTCTTCGAGCCGTTTACCCAGGCCGATCGCAGTTTAGACCGTTCGAGGGGTGGGCTAGGTTTAGGACTCTCGGTAGTCAAAAGTCTTGTCGAACTTCATGGTGGAAATGTTGAAGCCTCAAGTAGAGGGATCAATTTGGGGGCAGAATTCAAAGTTACTCTCCCTGTATGCGAAGAGATTAAAATCTTGGACAACAACCTGGAGACTATAGACGCGGCTAAAAAATCGTTGAAGATTTTAGTGATTGAAGATAATGACGATTCTGCTACAACATTAAAAGCAGTACTTGAGCATTTCGGGCATGAAGTTTCCATTGCCAAGAATGGAATTTCAGGTGTACAAACTGCAAAAGAGTTGGAGCCTCATGTGATTATTTGTGACATCGGGCTTCCCGAAATGGATGGATTCGCCGTTGCACAGGAACTGAGTAAAGACTCTAAATTTAGTCGCTCAATTCTGATTGCGCTCACCGGTTACAGTGGCCAGGAGGATAAGGAACTTGCGCTTAAATCTGGTTTTAAATGCCACTTGACCAAGCCTGTGGACTTTGAAATACTCACGGCAGAAATTGATCGATACTTTCTGGTGAGTGCGTAA
- a CDS encoding GTPase family protein, with protein MVRLKPWQWVVLAIPIAFIIIFLLVAAGSQIHAWGISWIWGVFTLLFVGWRWLLVKWTQPAVNQVEAVLAQVQEELESAVEDTVRPPVGSDVTKLAETALQEILQASQSDRPIWEDWQTFWTRCQDLVVAIAHIYNPQIQYPLLNIYVPQAYGLIRGTVDDMDQWMQKLSPVLNQVTVGQAYQGYEVYRKLEPSARKFWKAWNWAQWLLNPVAAMAKQASQGSSNQATQQLLGNLNQLFREAALKNLCRQAIALYGRSKLPVSATVVSTPTLPKAKTQTLREILTQAQPAEVVEQKPVNILLVGRTGSGKSSLINTLFQADLAAVDVLPSTDRIQNYQWQTQSGETLTLLDTPGYEQVNHADLRNLVLDYAIDADLLLLVTPALDPALQMDVDFLQDIKAEVADLPAIAIVTQVDRLRPIREWQPPYDWEWGERPKEIAIREATEYRAKLLGNFCNLVLPMVTGDSKTGRVAWGVEALSLGLVDAIAPTKQLRLARFLRNLEARTVAAAKIIDHYTFQMATTQGLTALLKSPVLQFVSTLSTGSPTLAYLLAEQIPVEQLPIVIGKLQMAYELFSLLNTANSNPLNFELLSLWPLLLENSTSPDRNAWAFGHALVEYWTQNLTVEKLRERFEYYLAIAK; from the coding sequence ATGGTGCGATTAAAACCGTGGCAGTGGGTCGTCTTAGCAATCCCGATCGCGTTTATCATTATTTTTTTACTGGTAGCCGCCGGTTCGCAAATTCATGCGTGGGGTATTAGTTGGATTTGGGGTGTGTTCACCCTTTTATTCGTTGGTTGGCGCTGGCTACTCGTAAAATGGACTCAACCTGCCGTTAACCAAGTAGAAGCTGTATTGGCTCAAGTTCAAGAAGAATTAGAATCGGCAGTAGAGGATACAGTTAGACCACCAGTAGGAAGTGATGTCACAAAGCTTGCAGAAACCGCACTCCAAGAGATTCTACAAGCGTCACAAAGCGATCGCCCGATTTGGGAAGACTGGCAAACTTTTTGGACGCGATGCCAGGATTTAGTTGTAGCGATCGCTCATATCTACAATCCTCAAATTCAATATCCCCTGCTGAATATTTACGTCCCCCAGGCTTATGGGCTGATTCGGGGAACGGTGGATGATATGGATCAGTGGATGCAAAAACTATCCCCAGTTCTTAATCAGGTGACGGTTGGACAAGCATACCAAGGATATGAAGTCTACCGGAAGTTGGAACCATCGGCTCGAAAATTTTGGAAAGCTTGGAACTGGGCACAGTGGCTTTTAAATCCGGTAGCGGCGATGGCAAAACAAGCCAGCCAGGGTTCTAGTAACCAAGCAACTCAGCAATTATTGGGGAATTTAAACCAGTTATTTCGGGAAGCTGCCCTGAAAAACTTGTGTCGGCAAGCGATCGCCCTCTATGGACGTAGCAAATTACCAGTTTCAGCAACCGTAGTATCCACACCAACTTTACCCAAGGCAAAAACCCAAACACTGCGAGAAATACTGACTCAAGCTCAACCAGCCGAGGTAGTTGAGCAAAAACCCGTGAATATTCTGCTGGTGGGACGCACAGGTTCAGGAAAAAGTAGCCTGATTAACACGCTATTTCAGGCAGATTTAGCAGCCGTTGATGTTTTGCCCAGTACCGATCGCATTCAAAATTATCAATGGCAAACTCAAAGTGGTGAAACCTTGACGCTTTTGGACACACCTGGCTACGAACAAGTCAACCATGCCGATCTGCGAAACCTGGTGCTTGATTATGCTATCGATGCAGATTTGCTGCTGTTAGTCACCCCTGCCCTCGATCCTGCCCTGCAAATGGATGTAGACTTTTTGCAAGATATCAAAGCAGAAGTTGCAGATTTACCTGCGATCGCGATCGTCACTCAAGTAGATCGGCTGCGTCCCATCCGTGAATGGCAGCCGCCTTATGATTGGGAATGGGGCGAACGTCCAAAAGAAATTGCCATTCGGGAAGCTACTGAGTATCGCGCCAAATTACTGGGAAACTTCTGTAATCTAGTTCTACCAATGGTTACGGGTGACAGCAAAACAGGGCGAGTTGCTTGGGGAGTGGAGGCGCTTTCACTGGGATTAGTAGATGCGATCGCACCTACAAAACAACTCCGTCTCGCCCGCTTTTTGCGTAATCTCGAAGCCCGTACTGTCGCCGCCGCCAAAATCATTGACCACTATACCTTCCAGATGGCGACAACACAGGGACTAACGGCATTGCTCAAAAGTCCTGTCCTCCAGTTTGTTTCTACGCTCTCAACTGGATCTCCAACCCTAGCCTATCTTCTGGCAGAGCAAATTCCTGTGGAACAGTTGCCAATTGTGATTGGCAAACTCCAAATGGCTTATGAGCTTTTCTCGCTCTTGAATACAGCTAACTCTAACCCGCTCAACTTTGAATTACTATCCCTCTGGCCGCTACTGCTAGAAAATTCCACTTCACCCGATCGCAATGCCTGGGCATTTGGTCACGCTCTAGTCGAGTACTGGACTCAGAATCTAACGGTTGAAAAACTCCGGGAGCGATTTGAGTATTATTTGGCGATCGCTAAATAA